The Populus trichocarpa isolate Nisqually-1 chromosome 11, P.trichocarpa_v4.1, whole genome shotgun sequence genome has a segment encoding these proteins:
- the LOC7495297 gene encoding protein DESIGUAL 2 produces the protein MAKNIGFLVCLLIMALDVVAGILGIEAEMAQNKVKHLKMWIFDCRDPSHQAFKLGLAAVILLSLAHVVATLLGGCTCMCSKEEFNKASANKQLAVASLFFSWIILAIGFSLLIIGTMANSKSRKLCGLSHNRVLSIGGILCFVHGLFTVSYYVSATATARDNSRHHDRNATQA, from the exons atggccAAAAACATTGGCTTTCTGGTTTGTCTCTTAATCATGGCATTGGATGTTGTTGCTGGCATACTTGGGATTGAAGCTGAGATGGCTCAAAACAAG GTGAAGCATTTAAAGATGTGGATTTTTGACTGTAGAGACCCAAGTCATCAAGCTTTCAAGCTAGGCTTGGCTGCGGTGATACTTCTTTCCCTTGCTCATGTCGTTGCTACCTTGCTTGGTGGCTGCACTTGCATGTGCTCCAAGGAAGAATTCAACAAGGCATCTGCTAACAAGCAACTAGCTGTcgcttcccttttcttctcatg GATTATACTGGCAATTGGGTTCTCATTGCTGATCATAGGGACAATGGCGAactcaaaatcaagaaaattatgtGGACTATCACATAATCGTGTTCTGTCAATTGGAGGCATTCTGTGTTTTGTTCATGGACTCTTCACAGTTTCCTATTATGTATCCGCCACTGCTACAGCCAGAGACAATTCTCGGCATCATGACCGTAATGCAACTCAAGCTTAG